One Paenibacillus sp. FSL H7-0737 DNA segment encodes these proteins:
- a CDS encoding ketopantoate reductase family protein — translation MKIDIIGAGSLGLLLAGRLAQSGNEVRLWCRGVEQCRKLKDEGLTVSYEDGRDPISISGDRFVSAPIEGFADAYLREPSDWIIVTVKQDILHNVLPEFLAPLREQQVHIICFQNGIGHMEMLSNLLPKANLYAAVTTEAAKRKSLTEVIHAGAGEVWIGKWSLKDGQAHSIHTDLQVNYLIEVLIMAGFSAFLSNEVDTMIYRKLLINAVINPLTAIWRIPNGELLASEERLQLMKELFREATMVYDAFGITYDHDAWDNILKVCRTTAGNTSSMLADVLASRSTEIHWINGSLVEMAERTGTLVPLHRLICQLVEGI, via the coding sequence ATGAAAATCGATATAATTGGTGCGGGTTCACTTGGGCTGCTTTTGGCAGGGAGGCTGGCCCAGTCCGGGAATGAAGTGAGATTGTGGTGTCGAGGGGTAGAGCAGTGCCGGAAATTAAAAGATGAGGGCTTAACTGTGAGCTATGAGGATGGGCGCGATCCAATTTCGATTTCGGGGGATCGATTTGTGTCCGCACCAATAGAGGGATTTGCAGATGCCTATCTCCGTGAGCCTAGTGATTGGATCATAGTAACGGTTAAACAGGACATACTACATAATGTTTTACCTGAATTTCTAGCCCCTCTTAGGGAGCAACAGGTACACATCATTTGTTTTCAAAATGGCATTGGACATATGGAGATGCTCAGTAACTTGCTGCCGAAAGCTAATTTATATGCTGCCGTAACAACAGAAGCTGCGAAGCGAAAGTCTTTAACTGAGGTCATTCATGCAGGTGCGGGGGAGGTATGGATAGGGAAATGGAGCTTAAAGGATGGACAAGCCCATAGTATACATACTGATTTACAAGTGAATTATTTAATAGAAGTTCTCATTATGGCAGGATTCTCAGCCTTTTTGTCGAATGAAGTGGATACCATGATTTACCGGAAGCTCCTAATCAATGCCGTTATTAATCCGCTCACAGCGATTTGGCGTATTCCAAATGGTGAACTGCTTGCTTCAGAAGAGCGCCTGCAGTTAATGAAAGAACTTTTTAGAGAAGCTACTATGGTATATGATGCCTTCGGAATTACTTATGATCATGATGCGTGGGATAACATTCTTAAAGTGTGCAGGACAACGGCTGGCAATACTTCGTCCATGCTGGCAGATGTTCTAGCTTCAAGAAGCACAGAAATTCATTGGATCAATGGAAGTCTTGTAGAAATGGCAGAACGCACTGGAACATTGGTTCCTTTACATCGCTTGATCTGCCAATTAGTTGAGGGAATATAG
- a CDS encoding ABC transporter permease: MNLKPEDFQKVGVDEKEAEVIQRESLSAWKDSWQRLRQNKMAMTALGILGLIVLAAIIAPLFSKYNYYSNDLMNTNKPPSSDHWFGTDDLGRDIFVRTWYGARISLIVGLAAAAIDLFIGVIYGGIMGFFGGRVDNIMNKFSEILYSIPYLLVVILLLVVLEPSLGTIILALTITGWITMSWIVRGEIMQLKNREFVLASRSMGAGSARLLFKHLLPNAVGPIIVTITLSVPNAIFAEAFLSFLGLGVQAPIASLGSMINDSLTGWLYYPWRFLFPAILISLTMLSFNIFGDGLRDALDPKLKK; this comes from the coding sequence ATGAATCTAAAACCGGAAGATTTTCAAAAAGTCGGTGTAGATGAAAAAGAAGCCGAGGTTATTCAGCGGGAGAGTCTCTCTGCCTGGAAAGATTCTTGGCAACGGTTGCGTCAAAACAAAATGGCGATGACAGCGCTTGGGATTCTAGGCTTGATCGTGCTTGCAGCGATTATCGCTCCCTTATTCTCGAAATATAACTATTACTCCAATGACTTGATGAATACCAATAAGCCCCCTTCCTCCGATCACTGGTTTGGAACGGATGATCTTGGACGTGATATTTTCGTTCGTACTTGGTACGGAGCACGGATCTCCTTGATCGTTGGTCTAGCTGCGGCAGCCATCGACTTGTTTATCGGTGTTATCTATGGAGGTATTATGGGCTTCTTCGGCGGCCGTGTAGATAATATCATGAACAAATTCTCTGAAATTTTGTACTCCATTCCTTATCTGCTTGTTGTAATTTTGCTTTTGGTTGTGCTTGAACCAAGTCTTGGTACCATCATCCTGGCCTTAACCATTACGGGTTGGATTACGATGTCGTGGATTGTACGCGGTGAAATTATGCAGCTCAAGAATCGCGAGTTCGTATTGGCTTCCCGTTCCATGGGTGCAGGTTCTGCGAGACTGTTGTTCAAACACCTTCTGCCGAACGCAGTGGGTCCGATTATTGTAACGATTACACTTTCTGTACCAAATGCAATTTTTGCAGAGGCTTTCCTAAGCTTCTTGGGTCTTGGTGTACAAGCTCCTATCGCTTCACTTGGATCTATGATTAACGATTCACTCACCGGTTGGTTGTACTATCCATGGCGCTTCCTGTTCCCTGCCATTCTGATCAGTTTAACCATGCTTTCTTTCAACATTTTCGGTGATGGTCTTCGTGACGCGCTTGATCCTAAGCTGAAAAAATAG
- a CDS encoding ABC transporter ATP-binding protein, which translates to MSKNLIEVEGLKKYFNVGQGKVLKAVDNINFSIREGETLGMVGESGCGKTTAGRTILRLYEPTAGSVKYNGTDIYKLPSNKMKAMRRDMQMIFQDPYASLNPRFTVSDIIGEALDIHGMAGSRAERKKRIEELLDMVGLNHDHATRYPHEFSGGQRQRIGIARSLAVNPKFIVCDEPISALDVSIQAQVVNLLKELQDRLGLTYLFIAHDLSMVKHISDRVAVMYLGKMVELAESEELYANPIHPYTKSLLSAIPIPDPEIEVNKKRIHLHDELGSPIYSANEKSNDSDFELVEVSKGHWVSKKFA; encoded by the coding sequence TTGAGTAAGAACCTAATAGAAGTAGAAGGTCTTAAGAAATATTTTAATGTAGGTCAAGGCAAGGTTCTTAAGGCTGTTGATAATATTAACTTCTCCATCCGTGAGGGCGAGACGCTTGGAATGGTAGGGGAATCCGGTTGTGGTAAGACTACTGCTGGACGTACAATTCTTCGCTTGTATGAGCCAACTGCCGGAAGTGTGAAATATAATGGTACAGACATTTATAAATTGCCTTCTAACAAAATGAAAGCAATGCGCCGTGACATGCAGATGATTTTCCAAGATCCGTACGCATCACTTAACCCGCGTTTTACGGTTTCTGATATCATCGGCGAGGCACTGGACATTCACGGAATGGCTGGCAGTCGTGCAGAACGTAAAAAACGGATCGAAGAGCTGCTCGATATGGTTGGTCTTAACCATGATCACGCTACTCGTTATCCGCATGAATTCTCTGGTGGACAACGCCAACGTATTGGGATTGCCCGTTCGTTAGCGGTAAATCCTAAGTTCATCGTTTGTGATGAGCCGATTTCCGCGCTTGACGTATCCATTCAGGCTCAGGTCGTAAACTTGCTTAAAGAATTGCAAGATCGTCTGGGATTGACTTATCTTTTCATCGCGCATGATCTGTCCATGGTTAAACATATCAGTGATCGCGTAGCAGTTATGTACTTGGGTAAAATGGTAGAATTGGCGGAAAGTGAAGAGCTTTATGCAAATCCTATCCACCCTTATACCAAATCTCTCTTGTCAGCTATTCCAATTCCGGATCCGGAAATTGAAGTGAACAAGAAACGTATTCACTTGCATGATGAGCTTGGTAGTCCTATTTATTCTGCTAACGAAAAGAGCAATGATAGTGACTTTGAATTAGTAGAAGTATCCAAAGGACACTGGGTAAGCAAAAAATTTGCTTAA
- a CDS encoding ABC transporter permease, with translation MVRYVANKFFYMLVSLFVLISATFFLMKAIPGDPFTSEKKVPPEIKARLMEQYGLDKPLSHQYFKYLGDIIQGDLGVSMKRLNQDVSHLIGQTFSASLKLGLVAIVVAVIVGVLLGMLAALYHRKFLDSAAMVLAVLGIAVPSFVVASLLQYVFAFKLGWVPVSGFKGPIYYFLPVAALSAQPIAFIARLTRSSMLEVLNADYIKTAKAKGLSWMAILSRHVLRNGILPVVTYMGPMTANIVTGSVVIEQIFGVGGIGKQFVEAIGVRDYTVIMGITIFYGVLLMVARFITDIAYVLIDPRMKLSGGKEG, from the coding sequence ATGGTTCGTTATGTCGCAAATAAATTCTTCTATATGTTGGTTTCATTATTTGTACTGATTTCAGCAACTTTTTTCTTGATGAAAGCTATTCCAGGGGATCCGTTTACTTCTGAGAAAAAAGTACCGCCAGAAATTAAAGCGCGTTTGATGGAGCAATATGGTCTGGACAAGCCGCTCTCTCATCAGTATTTTAAGTATTTAGGTGATATTATCCAAGGTGATCTGGGTGTATCCATGAAACGCCTGAATCAAGATGTATCACATTTGATCGGTCAAACCTTTTCAGCGTCGCTGAAGCTGGGACTCGTCGCAATTGTTGTGGCGGTTATTGTTGGGGTTCTTCTCGGCATGTTAGCGGCACTCTATCACAGAAAGTTTCTTGACAGCGCCGCGATGGTGTTGGCAGTTCTGGGGATTGCGGTTCCGAGCTTTGTAGTCGCGTCATTATTACAGTATGTGTTCGCTTTCAAATTGGGTTGGGTACCGGTTTCAGGTTTTAAAGGACCAATCTATTATTTCCTTCCTGTAGCAGCGCTCTCGGCACAGCCAATAGCATTTATAGCGCGCTTGACACGTTCAAGTATGCTTGAAGTTTTGAATGCGGATTATATCAAAACGGCTAAGGCTAAGGGATTAAGCTGGATGGCTATTCTAAGCCGTCACGTACTTCGTAATGGTATCCTGCCGGTTGTTACTTACATGGGACCTATGACAGCTAACATCGTAACTGGTTCGGTTGTTATCGAGCAGATCTTTGGTGTTGGGGGTATTGGTAAACAGTTCGTGGAAGCGATTGGTGTCCGTGACTATACCGTTATTATGGGGATAACCATTTTCTATGGTGTACTACTTATGGTGGCCCGTTTCATTACTGATATTGCTTATGTATTGATTGACCCACGTATGAAATTAAGTGGAGGAAAGGAGGGCTAA
- a CDS encoding DUF2626 family protein, whose product MDRMFRVLGFFTLAIGLMAFAGGLTEMALLFFLQTAFFVILGYLKFTEKTYVLLFWAYMILTFTGFSYWTIFQMGLPL is encoded by the coding sequence TTGGACCGCATGTTTCGGGTATTAGGTTTTTTTACATTGGCTATTGGATTGATGGCTTTCGCCGGAGGTCTGACAGAAATGGCCTTGCTTTTCTTTTTGCAAACCGCTTTTTTCGTAATTCTCGGTTATTTGAAGTTTACTGAAAAAACTTATGTCCTACTTTTCTGGGCATACATGATTTTGACTTTCACCGGTTTCAGCTATTGGACGATCTTTCAAATGGGTCTTCCACTATAA
- the bshC gene encoding bacillithiol biosynthesis cysteine-adding enzyme BshC, with amino-acid sequence MNIVKEPLSGGSALARDYIENFEKVSHLYGGDFRSKESRSIRAEWLDRSEGLRADRTQVAACLRQYNEKHNSHDAVMSSLALLEQPGTLVVTGGQQSGLFTGPLLVVYKAMTTIMAAKEAAEQLGRPVIPLFWIAGEDHDWDEVNHTYVLNRTQEITKIKIEKSEEKRSSVSNIRVEDESWQQVVEQLDALLQDSDFKPQIMEFIRSSSFRADSMTDAFAKLMGSLFGKFGLILLDSADPNLRKLEEPFFTSLIMQNDALETAYMNSASDIVNAGYELQADVTAGNANLFYIHEGVRLLLHKKDGVFADRKGQVSFTRDELLEEVKVHPELFSNNVLTRPLMQDYVLPVLATVLGQGEIAYWAIPHRAFEIIGGQMPLIIPRMSFTVVEGTLHKHMDKYQLSFEDVRQGLDRKRHEWLAAQDELGIEQRFEETKATFSAMYEPLIEQLGTIQAGLLKLGNNNKDKILDQITFLQAKAQDAMAKQNEAAIRQWERIELSLMPLGKLQERVYNIMYYLNRYGLPWLDELMAIEPDYSGTHRIIYM; translated from the coding sequence ATGAATATTGTTAAGGAACCGCTCTCGGGTGGATCTGCACTCGCGCGCGACTATATAGAAAATTTTGAAAAAGTTAGTCATTTGTATGGTGGGGATTTCCGAAGCAAAGAGAGTAGAAGCATTCGGGCAGAATGGCTGGATCGTAGTGAGGGTCTCCGTGCAGACCGGACACAAGTTGCTGCATGTCTACGGCAATATAATGAAAAGCATAATTCACATGATGCGGTGATGTCTTCCCTGGCACTTTTAGAACAGCCGGGAACGTTAGTGGTTACTGGCGGACAGCAAAGCGGATTATTCACAGGACCACTACTTGTAGTATATAAAGCAATGACAACCATTATGGCGGCAAAAGAAGCAGCAGAACAGCTCGGTCGACCTGTAATCCCATTATTCTGGATTGCAGGAGAGGATCATGACTGGGATGAAGTGAATCATACGTATGTATTAAATCGTACACAAGAGATTACAAAGATTAAGATAGAGAAATCAGAGGAGAAACGCTCCTCGGTGAGTAATATTCGTGTAGAAGATGAAAGCTGGCAGCAAGTAGTGGAACAGCTGGATGCGCTACTTCAAGATAGTGACTTTAAACCGCAAATTATGGAATTTATTCGATCTTCTTCGTTTAGAGCAGATAGTATGACGGATGCTTTTGCCAAGCTGATGGGTTCTTTATTTGGTAAATTTGGTCTGATCCTGCTCGATTCTGCTGATCCTAACCTTCGTAAGTTAGAAGAGCCTTTCTTTACTTCGCTAATTATGCAGAATGATGCACTGGAAACAGCGTACATGAATTCTGCTTCTGATATCGTGAACGCTGGGTATGAGCTTCAAGCTGACGTTACGGCAGGCAATGCCAACCTCTTTTATATACATGAAGGTGTACGATTATTGCTTCATAAGAAAGATGGCGTTTTTGCCGATCGCAAGGGCCAGGTATCGTTCACCCGGGATGAACTACTGGAGGAAGTGAAGGTTCATCCGGAACTATTCAGTAACAACGTGCTGACACGTCCGCTTATGCAGGATTATGTGTTGCCGGTTCTAGCAACGGTGCTAGGTCAAGGTGAGATTGCTTATTGGGCCATTCCGCATCGTGCGTTTGAGATCATTGGGGGACAAATGCCCCTGATCATCCCGAGAATGTCTTTCACAGTGGTGGAAGGTACGCTTCATAAGCATATGGATAAATATCAACTAAGCTTTGAGGACGTAAGACAGGGACTAGATCGTAAAAGACATGAGTGGTTGGCTGCACAGGATGAGCTGGGGATTGAACAACGTTTCGAAGAAACTAAAGCTACTTTCTCTGCCATGTACGAACCACTGATTGAGCAGCTTGGAACCATTCAGGCAGGTCTGCTAAAACTAGGGAATAACAATAAAGATAAGATTTTAGATCAGATCACTTTTTTACAAGCGAAAGCCCAAGATGCAATGGCAAAACAGAATGAAGCTGCAATCCGTCAATGGGAGCGAATCGAGCTGTCGTTAATGCCACTGGGTAAACTGCAAGAAAGAGTGTACAATATCATGTATTACTTGAACCGCTACGGACTTCCATGGTTAGATGAGCTGATGGCTATTGAACCGGATTATAGTGGGACGCATCGTATCATTTATATGTAG
- a CDS encoding RsfA family transcriptional regulator encodes MTAVRQDAWSAEDDLILAEVTLRHIREGSTQLAAFEEVGEKIGRTSAACGFRWNSCVRKSYEGAIGIAKGQRQKRSYLKKQPSVRGAQVAGLILGDTDEEFGRGEGLSENTLSIDAVIRFLRQWKGTIQEAGRQLKMLERDLREKEDELTELRSENERLSKEVNLAQSDYRVVNDDYKALIQIMDRARRLAFLNEEEEEMKTRFKMDGNGNLERIE; translated from the coding sequence ATGACAGCCGTTAGACAGGATGCTTGGAGTGCAGAAGATGATCTAATACTGGCAGAAGTAACCTTGCGCCACATTCGGGAGGGCAGTACACAACTTGCTGCTTTTGAAGAGGTGGGTGAGAAAATCGGCAGAACGTCGGCTGCTTGCGGATTCCGCTGGAACAGCTGTGTTCGAAAAAGCTATGAAGGTGCAATTGGAATCGCTAAAGGCCAACGTCAAAAGAGAAGTTACCTGAAAAAGCAACCGTCGGTAAGAGGAGCGCAGGTAGCGGGTCTGATTCTCGGGGATACCGATGAGGAATTCGGACGAGGCGAAGGATTAAGTGAAAACACATTATCCATTGATGCGGTTATACGTTTCCTGAGACAATGGAAAGGTACGATCCAGGAGGCAGGACGCCAGCTGAAAATGCTGGAGAGAGATTTGCGCGAGAAGGAAGATGAATTAACAGAATTAAGATCTGAGAATGAGCGGTTGTCAAAAGAGGTTAATCTTGCTCAAAGTGACTACCGGGTAGTCAATGATGATTACAAAGCTTTAATTCAGATTATGGATCGTGCGCGTAGGCTAGCTTTCTTAAACGAAGAAGAAGAAGAAATGAAGACTCGTTTCAAAATGGATGGGAACGGAAATTTAGAACGTATTGAATAA
- a CDS encoding DUF3397 domain-containing protein — MGLLMNSVGTLSLIPIIPFLIVYFIGRGLKKDKKKTFMLAMDVTTFFLLLSVSALFNNLFNNGFGFYLILLIVLISTGLIGGAQNRLKGKVDGKRLFRAVWRLSFFFMSVGYLLFMFVGLIKYISQAM; from the coding sequence ATGGGATTGCTGATGAATTCGGTCGGTACTTTAAGTTTGATTCCAATAATACCGTTTTTAATTGTTTATTTCATTGGAAGAGGGTTAAAAAAAGATAAAAAGAAAACTTTTATGCTCGCTATGGACGTGACTACATTTTTTTTATTATTATCGGTCTCCGCATTATTTAACAACTTGTTTAATAACGGTTTTGGGTTTTATCTTATACTACTTATTGTATTAATATCCACTGGATTGATTGGAGGCGCTCAGAATCGACTGAAAGGAAAAGTAGATGGGAAGCGGTTATTTCGGGCAGTTTGGAGACTTTCCTTCTTTTTTATGAGCGTCGGATATTTATTATTTATGTTTGTAGGGCTAATTAAGTACATATCACAAGCGATGTAA
- a CDS encoding ABC transporter ATP-binding protein: protein MEPILQVKDLHVSFFVKGGEVQAVRGMNFEIGKGETVAIVGESGSGKSVTAQSIMRLIPSPPSKVKKGEIIFQGQNLLDKSMKEMESIRGKDIGMIFQDPMTSLNPTIKVGKQITEVLIKHQKMSAAEAKKQGIEMLKLVGITNAEARFNQYPHEFSGGMRQRVMIAIALACRPALLIADEPTTALDVTIQAQIMEVMREMQQKLGTSIILITHDLGVVAGMCDRVIVMYAGEVVETGTRWEIFKNPQHPYTKGLLRSMPRLDQKKGEPLIPIIGTPPDLIKPPIGCPFTARCNEAMHVCEQIDPGATEFSETHMARCWNLHSMAKEVQYS from the coding sequence ATGGAACCTATTTTACAAGTCAAAGATTTGCATGTTTCGTTTTTTGTTAAAGGCGGAGAAGTGCAAGCTGTCCGTGGTATGAATTTTGAAATTGGCAAAGGTGAAACGGTTGCCATCGTCGGCGAGTCCGGCAGCGGTAAGAGTGTAACTGCACAATCGATTATGCGGTTGATCCCTTCCCCACCCTCTAAAGTGAAAAAGGGAGAAATTATTTTCCAAGGACAAAATTTGCTAGACAAAAGCATGAAAGAAATGGAATCCATTCGCGGTAAAGATATTGGCATGATTTTTCAAGACCCGATGACTTCTTTGAACCCAACCATCAAAGTGGGCAAACAGATCACTGAAGTTTTGATTAAACATCAGAAAATGTCAGCGGCCGAAGCGAAAAAGCAAGGTATTGAGATGCTCAAATTAGTTGGCATCACAAATGCTGAGGCTCGCTTTAACCAATATCCCCACGAGTTTTCAGGCGGTATGCGCCAGCGTGTAATGATTGCAATCGCGCTAGCCTGCCGTCCGGCTTTACTCATAGCGGACGAGCCTACAACGGCTCTTGACGTAACCATTCAGGCGCAGATCATGGAAGTTATGAGAGAGATGCAGCAAAAACTAGGTACCTCCATCATTTTGATTACCCATGATCTTGGCGTCGTTGCCGGTATGTGTGATCGGGTAATTGTAATGTATGCAGGTGAAGTTGTGGAGACTGGAACAAGATGGGAAATCTTTAAGAATCCACAGCATCCATATACCAAAGGTCTGCTGCGCTCGATGCCGCGTCTGGACCAAAAGAAGGGCGAGCCGCTCATTCCGATCATCGGCACACCGCCAGATCTGATCAAGCCGCCGATCGGCTGTCCGTTCACCGCGCGTTGCAATGAAGCAATGCATGTTTGCGAACAAATCGATCCCGGCGCCACAGAATTCAGCGAAACGCATATGGCGCGTTGCTGGAATCTGCATTCGATGGCCAAGGAGGTGCAGTACTCTTGA
- a CDS encoding peptide ABC transporter substrate-binding protein, translating into MKKSKSLLLMLALVLVIGTVLAGCGGNNANSGNKGNAGNTGNTGTGNAATEEKLAADQTLRINLSSEPPTFDPGLAQDSQAHTVLTTMYEGLTRMNAESGQAEPGVAESWDVSADGLVYTFKLRDSQWSNGDPVTTEDFVRAWKRVLDPAAASAAPYAYQLYYIKNAQKFYNKEITDFSQVGVKAVDEKTLEVTLEAPTPYFLGLLSFYTYYPVHKSIESNPKWATSKDTMIVNGAFTLTEWTTGQTLVVTKNDKYWDKDSIKLNKIDFSLVNSGATELLSYKNGEYDRAGGPTGEIPSEQIPIVQKELPKEFSRKGIASVYYYEFNITEKPFTNAKIRKALAMSINRQALIDNVVQGGQFPAFGYVPPGIAGADGEYRTAVKDSYFTEDLEQAKTLLAEGLKEEGMDKLPTFSLTYNTSEGHKKIALAIADMWKNNLGIDVQTVNQEWAVFIENRQNLNYQVARAGWTADYNDPMTFLDMWVTGGGNNDTGYANPEYDKLISEAKASTDLKVRQDKFAAAEKLLIEQDQVLIPLYYYTNNSLTKEYLKGVTLDFSGAIDLTRGYLLEH; encoded by the coding sequence ATGAAGAAGAGTAAAAGTCTATTGCTAATGCTTGCATTAGTACTTGTTATCGGCACAGTGCTTGCTGGCTGCGGCGGAAACAACGCGAACAGCGGCAATAAAGGTAATGCTGGTAACACTGGTAACACGGGAACTGGTAATGCGGCTACAGAAGAGAAATTGGCTGCGGACCAAACACTGAGAATCAACCTAAGCTCTGAGCCTCCAACATTTGACCCAGGATTGGCTCAAGATAGCCAAGCTCACACTGTCCTGACAACAATGTACGAAGGTCTGACTCGCATGAATGCTGAATCTGGTCAAGCTGAACCAGGTGTTGCTGAAAGCTGGGATGTTTCCGCTGACGGTCTGGTATATACTTTCAAACTCCGTGATTCACAATGGAGTAATGGCGATCCTGTAACAACAGAAGACTTCGTTCGCGCTTGGAAACGCGTGCTCGATCCTGCTGCTGCATCCGCTGCACCTTACGCTTATCAATTGTACTACATCAAAAATGCTCAAAAGTTCTACAACAAGGAAATTACCGATTTCAGTCAAGTAGGTGTCAAAGCGGTTGATGAGAAAACTCTCGAAGTTACTCTTGAAGCCCCAACTCCTTACTTCCTTGGATTGCTTTCCTTCTACACTTATTACCCTGTACACAAATCCATTGAGAGTAATCCAAAATGGGCAACAAGCAAAGATACTATGATCGTTAACGGTGCTTTCACTCTTACTGAGTGGACTACAGGTCAAACACTTGTTGTAACTAAAAACGATAAATACTGGGATAAAGATTCCATTAAACTTAACAAAATCGACTTCTCCCTTGTAAACAGCGGTGCAACTGAACTGCTCAGCTACAAGAACGGTGAATACGATCGTGCCGGTGGACCAACTGGTGAAATTCCATCAGAACAAATTCCAATCGTGCAAAAAGAACTTCCTAAAGAATTCAGCCGTAAAGGTATTGCTTCCGTATACTACTACGAATTCAATATCACTGAAAAACCTTTCACAAACGCTAAAATCCGTAAAGCTCTTGCAATGTCGATTAACCGTCAAGCTTTGATTGACAATGTAGTACAAGGTGGACAATTCCCAGCATTCGGTTATGTACCTCCGGGTATCGCTGGTGCTGATGGTGAGTACCGTACAGCAGTTAAAGATAGCTACTTCACTGAAGATCTAGAACAAGCTAAAACTTTGCTTGCTGAAGGTCTGAAAGAAGAAGGTATGGATAAACTGCCTACATTCTCTTTGACTTACAACACAAGTGAAGGTCACAAGAAAATCGCTTTGGCGATTGCTGATATGTGGAAAAACAATCTTGGTATCGACGTACAAACCGTTAACCAAGAGTGGGCTGTATTTATTGAAAACCGTCAAAACCTGAACTACCAAGTTGCACGTGCTGGTTGGACTGCGGATTACAATGATCCAATGACTTTCCTTGATATGTGGGTAACAGGTGGCGGTAACAATGATACTGGTTACGCTAACCCTGAGTATGACAAATTGATCAGCGAAGCTAAAGCAAGTACTGACTTGAAAGTACGTCAAGACAAGTTTGCAGCAGCTGAGAAATTGCTCATCGAGCAAGATCAAGTATTGATTCCTTTGTACTACTACACTAACAACTCCCTGACTAAAGAGTACCTCAAAGGTGTTACTCTTGACTTCAGTGGTGCAATTGACTTGACTCGTGGATACTTGCTTGAGCACTAA